TGGAGCGCTGGATCTGCTGCTTACAGAGATCACGGAAGGTCAGGTGGATGCGGTGGCGTTCACAAGTGCGCCGCAATTCCGCTTCCTGGCACAGCATGCGCGGGAGCAGGGGCAGCTTGCGGCGCTGGTGCAGGCTTTTGAAGACAAGGTGCTTGCGGTATCTGTCGGCCGAATGACTTCGGAGGCCCTGAAGGAAGAAGGCGTGAAGCGGATCGTCATGCCGGAGCACGAACGGATGGGCAGCATGTTCGTTACCCTGGGCCGCTATATTGCGGCTAACCGCTAGCAGCGGACGTTCAACTACAACTACAGAGAGATATGGAGGAGGAGACCTATGGATAAGAGAAAATGCCTGTTGTTAGGCGATTACACACACCCCCGGTTTCACCCGTTGCAAGGTGTGGACAAGCAGGTCAGTGAAATTCTGAATGAGCTTCTGACTGTGCAATGCTCGGAGAACAAGAAGCTGATGCTGAGCGAGCATTTGTCCGGATATGATCTGTGCATCGCATATAATGAATTGTGGAATGAAACCGTATCTCCGCAGCAGACGGCAGGTCTGCTGAGCTATGTCAGCGGAGGAGGCGGTCTGATTGTCTTGCACACCGGGGTATCCCTGGCGAAGCGTTATGAGCTGGCCCAGCTGATCGGTGCCAGATTCACCGGCCACCCGGCCTATACTCCGCTTCAGTTCAAGGTGCAGGAGCATGATATTACCGAAGGCATCGAAGACTTCCAGCTCGATGAAGAGCCGTACCGGTTCGAGTTCGATCCGTTCACCGAGAAGCAGATTCTGCTCGAATACGAAGCGGACGGGGAGATGCTGCCTGCGGCCTGGTGCCACAGCTATGGCCTGGGACGGGTAGTCTATTTGATGCCCGGCCATCATGAGCCTTCGTTCCGGCATCCGGCGATCCGTCAGCTGATTCTGCGGGCAGCCACCTGGGCGGCGCGTATCCCCAGATAACCGGCAAATAATCAGCAATATCGGAAGCCAAGCCCCACTTTGTGGGGTTATTTTGTGAAATGGCAGGCGAAGGGGTATACTTTATCCATAACTGCAATCTTTGGGAGGGAAGTACCATGAGTGATCTGTTGAAGAAAGCTATCTCATTAGGCGTAGGCCTCACCATTGTCAGCAAGGAAAAGGTTGAAAAGGTCGTAGACGAGCTGGTGAAGCGGGGCGAGCTGGCCCCGTCGGAATCCAAGGCGCTGGTGGAACGGCTGGTAGAGCGCGGAGATGAAGAACGGGGTGTGTTCAAGTCTGCCGTGCAGGAGCAGGTTCAGCGGGTGCTGAAGGAGCTTAAGGTACCTGTACAGGAGGATATCACCAGGCTGGAGTCGCGCATTGCCCAGCTTGAGGGCCGTGTTGCCGAGCTTGAGGGCCGTGTTGCCGAGCTTGAGGGCAAGTCCCCCCAGGAGACCACCGTGCCGGAACAGCGTACGGAATAAATGGCTGTCCGC
The sequence above is a segment of the Paenibacillus sp. FSL R7-0204 genome. Coding sequences within it:
- a CDS encoding ThuA domain-containing protein is translated as MDKRKCLLLGDYTHPRFHPLQGVDKQVSEILNELLTVQCSENKKLMLSEHLSGYDLCIAYNELWNETVSPQQTAGLLSYVSGGGGLIVLHTGVSLAKRYELAQLIGARFTGHPAYTPLQFKVQEHDITEGIEDFQLDEEPYRFEFDPFTEKQILLEYEADGEMLPAAWCHSYGLGRVVYLMPGHHEPSFRHPAIRQLILRAATWAARIPR
- a CDS encoding phasin family protein, which translates into the protein MSDLLKKAISLGVGLTIVSKEKVEKVVDELVKRGELAPSESKALVERLVERGDEERGVFKSAVQEQVQRVLKELKVPVQEDITRLESRIAQLEGRVAELEGRVAELEGKSPQETTVPEQRTE